The proteins below are encoded in one region of Desulfovibrio sp. JC022:
- a CDS encoding tRNA-dihydrouridine synthase, whose amino-acid sequence MISLPISPDKPWLAPLAGYSDLPFRMLCRKRGCAVACTEMVSVKGLKYDGKGTKVLLATNPEDNPLVVQLFGGEPQDYSDTMPQLLDQGYSFFDLNSGCPVKKVLKTGGGSALHLDPDRLIETALTMVRIAGEGRVGVKIRLGFMNGEDNYLEIAKRLEDAGVAWITMHPRYAKQMFSGDADWSKLAILKQNVSIPVIGSGDLFTAEDGMNCIKQTGIDGIMFARGALFDPAIFARYLRLLNDPQCDDLPPFDLGKTMEEHINITREFDGSTRSFRKIRSILPRYAKGMDGIRAIRTKLTACEDWEELIEAAREVSTLTMDRC is encoded by the coding sequence ATGATATCACTTCCCATAAGTCCAGATAAACCGTGGCTGGCGCCCCTCGCCGGATACTCGGACCTGCCCTTTCGCATGCTTTGCCGCAAACGTGGATGCGCCGTAGCCTGCACAGAGATGGTCAGTGTCAAAGGACTTAAATATGACGGCAAAGGAACCAAAGTCCTGCTCGCTACCAACCCCGAAGACAATCCGCTGGTGGTCCAGCTCTTCGGCGGTGAGCCGCAAGACTATTCGGATACTATGCCCCAACTGCTTGACCAGGGCTACTCTTTTTTTGATTTAAACTCAGGCTGCCCGGTAAAAAAAGTCCTCAAAACCGGCGGCGGTTCCGCTTTGCATCTTGACCCGGATAGATTGATTGAAACAGCATTAACCATGGTCCGTATTGCCGGTGAAGGACGGGTCGGCGTCAAGATCAGACTCGGGTTCATGAATGGCGAGGACAATTATCTTGAAATCGCCAAAAGACTCGAAGACGCGGGCGTAGCCTGGATCACCATGCACCCCCGTTACGCCAAACAGATGTTTTCCGGTGATGCGGACTGGTCCAAACTTGCCATCTTGAAACAGAACGTATCTATACCTGTAATAGGAAGCGGAGATCTCTTCACCGCCGAAGACGGTATGAACTGCATCAAACAAACCGGTATTGACGGGATCATGTTTGCCCGCGGCGCTCTTTTCGATCCGGCCATATTCGCCCGTTACCTGAGACTGCTTAATGACCCGCAATGCGATGACCTGCCCCCTTTCGACCTTGGCAAAACCATGGAAGAGCATATCAATATAACTCGTGAATTCGATGGCAGCACCCGTTCTTTCAGGAAAATCAGGTCCATCTTACCCCGTTACGCCAAGGGAATGGACGGAATCCGGGCCATCCGGACCAAGCTTACTGCTTGTGAAGACTGGGAAGAACTTATCGAAGCAGCGCGGGAAGTGTCCACACTGACCATGGACCGTTGTTAA
- the tuf gene encoding elongation factor Tu has translation MGKAKFERGKPHVNIGTIGHIDHGKTTLTAAITKIAGLAGNGDYVAFDEIDKAPEEKERGITIATAHVEYETENRHYAHVDCPGHADYIKNMITGAAQMDGAILVVAATDGPMPQTREHILLARQVGVPGIVVFLNKCDMVDDEELLELVEMEVRELLSSYDFPGDDLPVILGSALKALECDNAGDDAAKPILELLDACDSYIEEPERDIDKPFLMPIEDVFSISGRGTVVTGRVERGVVKVGEEVEIVGIKETTKTTCTGVEMFRKLLDQGQAGDNVGVLLRGIKREEVERGQVLAAPGSINPHTKFKAEVYVLSKDEGGRHTPFFSGYRPQFYFRTTDITGVVTLDEGVEMVMPGDNATFNVEMINPVAMDPGLRFAIREGGRTVGAGVVTEILE, from the coding sequence ATGGGTAAGGCAAAATTCGAACGCGGTAAGCCTCATGTAAATATCGGTACCATTGGTCACATTGACCACGGTAAAACCACTCTGACTGCTGCTATCACCAAGATCGCTGGTCTTGCTGGTAACGGCGACTATGTTGCTTTCGACGAAATCGACAAAGCACCTGAAGAAAAAGAACGCGGTATCACCATTGCTACTGCGCACGTTGAATACGAAACTGAAAACCGTCACTACGCTCACGTAGACTGCCCCGGTCACGCTGACTACATCAAGAACATGATCACTGGTGCAGCTCAGATGGACGGCGCAATCCTCGTTGTTGCAGCTACCGACGGTCCCATGCCTCAGACTCGTGAGCACATCCTGCTCGCTCGTCAGGTTGGTGTTCCCGGAATCGTTGTATTCCTGAACAAATGCGACATGGTTGATGACGAAGAACTGCTCGAACTCGTAGAAATGGAAGTTCGCGAACTTCTCTCTTCCTACGATTTCCCCGGTGATGACCTTCCGGTTATCCTCGGTTCCGCTCTTAAAGCTCTCGAGTGCGACAACGCTGGTGATGACGCTGCAAAGCCCATCCTCGAGCTTCTCGATGCTTGTGACTCCTACATTGAAGAGCCCGAGCGCGACATCGACAAACCTTTCCTCATGCCTATCGAAGACGTTTTCTCCATCTCCGGTCGTGGTACCGTTGTTACCGGTCGCGTAGAACGCGGTGTGGTAAAAGTTGGTGAAGAAGTTGAAATCGTTGGTATCAAAGAAACCACCAAGACTACTTGTACTGGTGTTGAAATGTTCCGCAAGCTGCTCGATCAGGGTCAGGCTGGCGACAACGTTGGTGTTCTTCTCCGCGGTATTAAGCGTGAAGAAGTTGAGCGTGGACAGGTTCTTGCTGCTCCCGGCTCCATCAACCCTCACACCAAGTTCAAAGCAGAAGTATACGTTCTCTCCAAAGACGAAGGTGGACGTCACACTCCTTTCTTCTCCGGCTACCGTCCTCAGTTCTACTTCCGTACAACTGATATCACCGGTGTTGTAACTCTGGATGAAGGCGTTGAAATGGTTATGCCTGGCGATAACGCTACTTTCAACGTTGAAATGATCAACCCAGTTGCTATGGATCCGGGTCTGCGCTTCGCTATTCGCGAAGGTGGCCGTACCGTAGGCGCAGGTGTTGTAACTGAAATTCTGGAGTAA
- the rpmG gene encoding 50S ribosomal protein L33, whose translation MRVKVLMQCTECKRRNYSTMKNKKNTTGRVELKKYCPFDKKHTLHRETK comes from the coding sequence ATGCGTGTCAAAGTTCTGATGCAGTGCACCGAGTGTAAGCGTCGTAACTATTCGACGATGAAGAACAAGAAGAACACTACTGGTCGTGTCGAACTGAAGAAGTATTGCCCTTTTGATAAGAAGCATACTCTTCACAGAGAGACCAAGTAG
- the secE gene encoding preprotein translocase subunit SecE, producing MAKKKNKSAGVQAKAEAQGAGGKIKQFTEFLEQSKVEIKKVVWPTQKETIQTCTAVLVLVVVMSLFLGVVDMGLSKLVETILS from the coding sequence ATGGCCAAGAAAAAAAATAAAAGTGCGGGAGTTCAGGCTAAGGCTGAAGCTCAGGGTGCCGGTGGCAAGATTAAACAGTTCACCGAGTTTCTGGAGCAGTCTAAGGTCGAAATCAAGAAGGTCGTATGGCCTACTCAGAAAGAGACTATTCAGACCTGTACCGCCGTCTTGGTCCTTGTCGTAGTCATGTCGCTTTTTCTGGGTGTTGTTGACATGGGTCTCAGCAAACTTGTTGAGACAATCCTGTCTTAA